In Odocoileus virginianus isolate 20LAN1187 ecotype Illinois chromosome 5, Ovbor_1.2, whole genome shotgun sequence, a single window of DNA contains:
- the DPM3 gene encoding dolichol-phosphate mannosyltransferase subunit 3 has product MTKLAQWLWGLALLGSTWAALTMGALGLELPSSCREVLWPLPAYLLVSAGCYALGTVGYRVATFQDCEDAARELQSQIQEARADLTRRGLRF; this is encoded by the coding sequence ATGACGAAATTAGCGCAGTGGCTGTGGGGGCTGGCGCTCCTGGGCTCCACCTGGGCGGCCCTGACCATGGGAGCCCTGGGCCTGGAGCTGCCTTCGTCTTGCCGGgaggtcctgtggccactgcccgCCTACTTGCTGGTATCTGCCGGCTGCTATGCCCTGGGCACCGTGGGCTACCGCGTCGCTACTTTTCAAGACTGCGAGGACGCCGCCCGCGAGCTACAGAGCCAGATCCAAGAAGCCAGAGCCGACTTGACCCGCAGGGGACTGCGCTTCTGA
- the SLC50A1 gene encoding LOW QUALITY PROTEIN: sugar transporter SWEET1 (The sequence of the model RefSeq protein was modified relative to this genomic sequence to represent the inferred CDS: deleted 1 base in 1 codon) encodes MEAGGLADSLLSGACVLFTLGMFSTGLSDLKHMRMTRSVDSVQFLPFLTTDVNNLSWLSYGALKGNWTLITVNAVGAVLQTLYILVYLHYCHRKRAVLLQTTTLLAVLVLGFAYFWLLVPDPEMRLQHLGLFCSVFTISMYLSPLADLTKVIRTKSTQRLSFSLTIATLLTSASWTLYGFRLKDPYIVVPNLPGILTSFIRFWLFWKYPQEGDRNYHRLLQT; translated from the exons ATGGAGGCGGGCGGATTGGCCGACTCGCTTCTTTCTGGAGCTTGCGTGCTCTTCACCCTCGGCATGTTCTCCACCGGCCT CTCGGACCTCAAACACATGCGGATGACCCGGAGCGTGGACAGTGTCCAGTTCCTGCCCTTTCTTACCACGGATGTCAA CAACCTGAGCTGGCTGAGTTATGGGGCCTTGAAGGGAAACTGGACGCTAATCACCGTCAACGCCGTGGGTGCTGTGCTTCAGACTCTGTATATCTTGGTGTACCTGCACTACTGCCATCGGAAG CGTGCCGTGCTCCTTCAGACTACAACCCTGCTGGCGGTCCTTGTCCTGGGTTTTGCCTACTTTTGGCTCCTGGTGCCCGACCCTGAGATGCGGCTTCAGCACCTGGGCCTCTTCTGCAGTGTCTTCACCATCAGTATGTACCTCTCACCACTAGCTGACTTG ACCAAGGTCATTCGTACTAAATCAACCCAGCGTCTCTCCTTTTCACTCACCATTGCCACCCTCCTCACCTCTGCCTCCTGGACACTCTATGGGTTTCGACTAAAAGATCCCTACATTGTG GTGCCCAACCTTCCAGGAATTCTCACCAGCTTCATTCGCTTCTGGCTTTTTTGGAAGTAC CCCCAGGAGGGAGACAGGAACTATCATCGGCTTCTACAAACCTGA
- the EFNA1 gene encoding ephrin-A1 yields MEFLWASLLGLCCSLAAADRHTVFWNSSNPKFWNEDYTIHVRLDDYLDIICPHYEDDSVADAAMEQYTLYLVEHEQYQLCQPQSRDHVRWFCNSPKARHGPEKLSEKFHRFTGFTLSKDFKEGHSYYYISKPMHHQEGRCLKLKVFIDGKITRSPQAHANAQEKRLPADDPEVQVLHSIGHSAAPRLFPLAWAVLLLPFLLLQIP; encoded by the exons ATGGAATTCCTCTGGGCCTCTCTCTTGGGTCTGTGCTGCAGTCTGGCCGCTGCTGACCGCCACACCGTCTTCTGGAACAGTTCAAACCCCAA GTTTTGGAATGAGGACTACACAATACACGTGCGGCTAGATGACTACCTGGACATCATCTGCCCTCATTACGAGGACGACTCTGTGGCGGACGCGGCCATGGAGCAGTACACACTGTACCTGGTGGAGCACGAACAGTACCAGCTATGCCAGCCCCAATCCAGGGACCACGTCCGCTGGTTCTGCAACAGCCCCAAGGCCAGGCATGGCCCGGAGAAGCTGTCCGAGAAGTTCCACCGCTTCACAGGCTTTACCCTGAGCAAGGATTTCAAAGAGGGACACAGCTACTACTACATCT CCAAACccatgcaccaccaggaaggccGCTGCTTGAAGTTGAAGGTTTTCATCGATGGCAAAATCA CTCGCAGCCCTCAGGCCCATGCCAATGCACAAGAGAAGAGACTTCCAGCAG ATGACCCGGAGGTGCAGGTTCTGCATAGCATCGGTCACAGCGCCGCCCCTCGCCTCTTCCCACTAGCCTGGGCTGTGCTGCTGCTGCCATTCCTGCTGCTGCAAATCCCATGA